The Natranaeroarchaeum aerophilus DNA window CGAGGAGCTGCGGTTCGGGCACGTCCTCGTCGTACAGCGACCGGTCGAGCGCCCGGACGTCAGCGACGACGCTGTCCCGATCGACGAAGACGGCCTGCAGATCGCCGATCGAGCCGCCGTCGAGCCCGGCCTCTAGCGCCGCCCGGAGCACCCCGCGAGAGCGCTCGCCGAGGCTGACGAGATCCTCGTGAAACCGCTCGGGCGGGGCGTCGTGCTGGCGCGTCGCCACGACCGCCGTCTTCTCGGCGTGGTCGGCGACCCGCTCCAGCTGGCGGGCCATCCGGTAGTACGCGAAGGCAGTCGGGCGGTCGACATCGAGCTGGGCAATCTCGCGGAACTCCGCGAGGCCGCGGTGGAACTGTCGGCTTACCAGAGCGAACAGCCGGTCGACGTCGTCGTCCTGATCGATCACGCGACGGGCGAGTTCGTCGTCGTTTTCGAGGATCGCACGGATCGCATCCTCGTGCATCGACAGCGCCGTCAGCTGCATCTGGACGACGGTCTGGCGAAGCGACACTTCCGTCCCGTCGAGCAGGCTGTGGACCAGCAACGAATCCTCCGTCACCGCCTGGATCTCGACGCCGACGAGTCCGTTGACCGTCGAGCGTGCGGCCCGCCGCTGTTCTGCGGAGA harbors:
- a CDS encoding phosphate uptake regulator PhoU, with the protein product MNGNPEPVERKVQLTGGSTYTISLPKEWATTNDVETGTPLVLYPGTDRLVALKRTAEHDDDAITVDVRGVDPEAMKKTLETAYVTGYDEITIESSTGLSAEQRRAARSTVNGLVGVEIQAVTEDSLLVHSLLDGTEVSLRQTVVQMQLTALSMHEDAIRAILENDDELARRVIDQDDDVDRLFALVSRQFHRGLAEFREIAQLDVDRPTAFAYYRMARQLERVADHAEKTAVVATRQHDAPPERFHEDLVSLGERSRGVLRAALEAGLDGGSIGDLQAVFVDRDSVVADVRALDRSLYDEDVPEPQLLASVLDSIERIAEYGANVAETGLQSALRTTGQ